One region of Lytechinus pictus isolate F3 Inbred chromosome 8, Lp3.0, whole genome shotgun sequence genomic DNA includes:
- the LOC135155308 gene encoding uncharacterized protein LOC135155308, translating to MKARCKTKVDEGLTREDGPLTASELSVAELYWIKEVQKPLHERLRSGEFKVLSPFLSEGIIRVGGRVDKIKRSYEARHPTLIPNGHHVAKLITRYYHQQGHAGVATTSAKVRTRYWIPGVQRLAKSEKYRCVTCREMEKRAETQFMSELPAERMMPFTPPFYATSCDYFGPIPVRIGRNKTAKYYGIIFTCLNTRSVHLEVAPDCSTMEFLQALRRFFAIRGQPSCLISDNGKQFVGAERELREMLEGWNADELKEFCAERGTDWRFVTPLAPHHNGCAEALVKSCKLALKKAIKDHCLFPFELYTYLQEVANLVNQRPIGRIPTDPDDDSYLCPNDILLGRASSHVPQGPFRDTKNPRHRVEFVQKIVDSFWKSWIRDVFPLLVPRKKWNVDRRNLRVDDVVIVADPNTIRGKWTLGRITQVYPGDDGKVRSVKVKTKDSEYKRPITKIVVIYPSEGYVEE from the coding sequence ATGAAGGCCAGATGCAAGACGAAAGTTGACGAAGGACTGACAAGAGAAGATGGTCCACTCACTGCATCCGAGTTAAGTGTTGCTGAACTGTACTGGATCAAGGAGGTACAGAAACCACTTCATGAACGCTTGAGGTCTGGTGAATTCAAGGTTCTAAGTCCATTTCTCAGTGAAGGTATCATCAGAGTTGGAGGAAGGGTAGATAAGATCAAACGATCGTATGAAGCAAGACATCCAACTCTTATCCCTAATGGCCATCATGTAGCTAAGCTTATCACTCGCTACTATCATCAGCAAGGTCATGCGGGAGTAGCTACAACATCAGCTAAAGTCCGGACGAGATACTGGATTCCAGGAGTTCAACGTCTAGCCAAATCTGAGAAGTACAGATGTGTAACATGTCGAGAGATGGAGAAAAGAGCGGAAACTCAGTTTATGTCTGAGCTACCTGCTGAAAGGATGATGCCTTTTACGCCACCATTCTACGCCACATCTTGTGATTACTTCGGACCGATACCAGTGAGAATAGGGCGTAACAAGACTGCGAAGTACTATGGCATCATCTTCACATGTCTGAACACCAGATCAGTCCACTTAGAGGTTGCACCTGATTGCTCGACTATGGAGTTCCTGCAGGCTTTACGACGTTTTTTCGCAATCCGTGGCCAACCTTCTTGCTTAATCAGTGACAATGGGAAGCAGTTTGTTGGAGCCGAGAGAGAGCTGCGAGAAATGTTAGAGGGCTGGAATGCAGATGAGCTAAAGGAGTTCTGTGCTGAGAGGGGCACCGACTGGAGGTTTGTGACGCCATTAGCACCTCATCATAACGGGTGCGCAGAAGCCCTAGTCAAAAGCTGTAAATTAGCATTGAAGAAGGCTATCAAGGATCATTGCCTTTTTCCTTTCGAGTTGTACACATACCTTCAAGAAGTGGCCAATCTAGTTAATCAACGCCCCATCGGGAGGATTCCCACAGACCCAGATGATGATTCTTACCTATGCCCTAATGATATCTTGTTGGGTAGGGCATCTAGCCACGTTCCTCAAGGACCTTTCCGTGATACCAAGAATCCCCGTCACCGAGTCGAATTCGTCCAGAAGATCGTCGATTCATTCTGGAAATCTTGGATTCGTGATGTCTTCCCTTTGCTTGTACCAAGAAAGAAGTGGAACGTTGACAGACGCAATCTCAGGGTCGACGATGTTGTGATAGTAGCGGATCCAAATACCATCCGGGGTAAATGGACTTTAGGTCGTATAACTCAAGTGTACCCTGGAGATGACGGGAAGGTCAGATCAGTCAAAGTCAAAACTAAAGACTCTGAATATAAGAGACCCATCACGAAGATAGTAGTTATATACCCTTCGGAAGGTTACGTAGAGGAATAA
- the LOC129280086 gene encoding uncharacterized protein LOC129280086, whose protein sequence is MDESTAKEAPVSKTDILKSQRHQRRGAKGKLTRIGHALKSLIEERRPISEVQEIYERYLLAYEELQNRHESFSELIEDDDEYDMEERWMDECQQSFLSHQISFRDYCKGETEKNVSRQKLRKQMTNEQPSDDNSEASSDETASNAQQDGSHTQSLQIRNVQKRVGSMFKMEKPKMPTFNGNVRDYCIFKADFQHALGEVFDERDALMILRSCLQGKPLQMIQGIGRDFKAAWEQLDMVYGDPRLVADAIIHDITKFRSLKPGEDDRFCEFVNIVRRSYNVLKEIGKENDMNNSHMLAIMEKKLTPEDRKIWFRNQELGEASSTFEKFLQFLTLELKARMRSAAPVRGEVKASVNFMTKKPSPSTNNQERKFDRCWLCRDDSHWTDQCKSFLSKSFKERMQLVKENKACFACLKKATYGHRMSTCKRRRRCTERVNGEQCKYYHHPLLHNSSDVREVGVACVGAKEALLPVVTVEVAEKKTWKKCNMLLDCGAQLSIIKQSLADKLKLKGKEVTIVISKLGGVEEEVITNEYKVSVKELGGRNSLPVTVISLPHISTTDSVPEEYLQSAAKQLKIDRKMFNRHGGEIDLLVGSDHPKFHGGESKETHNFTARHSPVGWVILGTLPHRRMESSKVLHVQLAKPVDLTEFWTTESMGVKDIDCQCQPTGMTKADKEEYDMIERSCVKEGNQWQVSYPWIRDPNKLPDNRWLAEKMLEATERRLLKNPDHAKAYQEQMTQLVEMGFARKLSDNEVSGYSGPVHYIGHHAVVRPEKKSTPVRIVFNSSASYQGHSLNEYWHKGPDMLNSLFGVLMKFRDHSVAVSGDISKMYHRVKVPVIDQHVHRYLWRDLEVERKPDVYIKLVVTFGDKPSPAMAQIALRKTAEVAEKESPKAAQILKESTYMDDICFSTPTEEEAIQLTDEIDKALGDGGFNVKGWVSNKNIRPGSQNEMELLSKLSNEKVLGVVWNQHNDSFSYKSTLDRSSREEKSSNNEGKWTKRKILSQIARVFDPLGFVSPFIVRAKMGMQRLWEKGYKWDERLPEEQQKWWINFFNEMKELSEAKLDRSLTPPRAIDNPILCVFSDASEAAFGCCAYLRWQIADGSFTTRFVAARSRLAPLKRLTIPRLELQAALMAARLFTAIKEETTLKLLETIFMTDSLITLAWIHSQSRMYKSFVSSRVGEIQSASNPENWRYVPGNMNPANKISRGLAVRDLSKEWEHGPEFLFKPIDDWPEDKSLPVQVMMTRRGER, encoded by the coding sequence ATGGATGAATCTACTGCGAAAGAGGCTCCTGTGTCCAAGACTGATATTCTTAAGAGTCAACGCCACCAACGCCGAGGTGCGAAGGGCAAGCTTACAAGAATAGGACATGCCTTGAAGAGCTTGATAGAAGAAAGACGGCCTATTTCAGAGGTGCAGGAGATCTATGAAAGGTATCTTCTTGCTTATGAAGAATTGCAGAATAGGCATGAATCATTTTCAGAGCTTATTGAAGATGACGATGAATACGACAtggaagaaagatggatggatgaatgtcAGCAGTCTTTCCTTAGCCATCAAATTTCTTTCAGAGATTACTGTAagggagagacagagaaaaaTGTTTCAAGGCAGAAACTACGAAAACAGATGACGAATGAACAGCCAAGTGATGATAATTCAGAAGCTAGTTCTGATGAAACAGCATCAAACGCACAGCAAGATGGAAGTCATACCCAGAGTCTGCAGATAAGAAATGTGCAGAAGAGAGTGGGATCCATGTTCAAAATGGAAAAGCCAAAGATGCCCACATTTAACGGAAATGTGCGAGATTATTGCATATTCAAGGCTGACTTTCAACATGCTCTGGGAGAAGTTTTTGATGAAAGAGATGCTCTAATGATATTGCGATCATGTCTGCAAGGTAAACCCCTACAGATGATTCAAGGAATAGGACGAGACTTCAAAGCAGCTTGGGAGCAGTTAGATATGGTGTATGGAGACCCAAGGTTAGTTGCAGACGCAATTATTCATGACATCACCAAATTTCGCTCCTTGAAACCAGGTGAAGATGATCGCTTCTGTGAATTTGTGAACATAGTACGCAGAAGTTACAATGTGCTCAAAGAAATTGGGAAGGAGAACGACATGAATAACAGTCACATGCTGGCTATCATGGAGAAGAAACTCACCCCTGAAGATAGAAAGATCTGGTTCAGGAATCAAGAATTGGGTGAAGCTTCTTCAACATTTGAGAAATTTCTTCAATTCCTCACCCTAGAGTTGAAGGCAAGGATGAGATCAGCAGCTCCGGTAAGAGGTGAAGTAAAAGCAAGCGTCAACTTTATGACCAAGAAGCCCAGCCCAAGTACCAATAACCAGGAAAGGAAGTTCGACAGATGCTGGCTCTGTAGAGATGATTCCCACTGGACTGACCAATGCAAGTCATTTCTGTCCAAGTCGTTCAAGGAGAGAATGCAGCTTGTCAAGGAAAATAAGGCATGTTTTGCTTGTCTGAAAAAGGCTACCTATGGTCACAGAATGTCTACTTGCAAAAGACGACGGCGCTGTACCGAGAGAGTGAATGGAGAACAGTGCAAGTACTACCATCATCCTCTTCTACACAATTCATCAGATGTTAGAGAAGTTGGTGTAGCCTGTGTTGGTGCAAAGGAAGCTCTCCTACCAGTGGTGACAGTGGAAGTGGCTGAAAAGAAAACCTGGAAAAAGTGCAATATGTTACTAGACTGTGGAGCCCAATTGTCAATAATAAAACAGTCACTTGCAGACAAGTTAAAGTTAAAAGGCAAAGAAGTCACTATTGTAATATCAAAGTTGGGAGGAGTGGAAGAGGAGGTGATCACGAATGAATATAAGGTCAGCGTAAAGGAGTTAGGAGGACGAAATTCCTTGCCAGTTACGGTGATTAGCCTGCCTCATATCAGTACCACAGACAGTGTACCAGAAGAATATCTACAGTCAGCAGCCAAACAACTTAAGATTGATCGAAAGATGTTCAACAGGCATGGTGGAGAGATTGACTTACTAGTTGGCAGTGATCATCCCAAGTTCCATGGAGGTGAGTCAAAGGAGACCCACAACTTTACTGCTCGTCATTCACCTGTTGGATGGGTGATACTAGGAACATTGCCGCATAGAAGGATGGAATCAAGTAAAGTTTTGCATGTGCAGTTAGCCAAGCCAGTGGATCTGACTGAGTTCTGGACGACGGAGTCGATGGGAGTCAAGGACATCGACTGCCAATGCCAACCTACAGGGATGACCAAGGCAGACAAAGAGGAGTATGATATGATTGAACGGTCTTGTGTCAAAGAAGGTAATCAGTGGCAAGTTTCGTATCCATGGATACGAGACCCAAACAAACTTCCTGATAACAGATGGTTAGCTGAGAAGATGTTGGAAGCTACGGAAAGGAGGCTTCTAAAGAATCCTGATCATGCAAAAGCTTACCAAGAACAGATGACCCAGCTGGTAGAGATGGGATTCGCACGGAAGTTGTCTGATAATGAAGTCAGTGGATATTCAGGACCGGTACACTATATTGGTCACCATGCAGTAGTTAGACCTGAAAAGAAAAGTACCCCAGTGCGTATTGTATTCAACTCGTCAGCAAGCTATCAAGGACATTCTCTCAATGAATACTGGCACAAGGGTCCTGACATGTTAAATTCACTTTTTGGAGTTCTGATGAAGTTCCGCGATCACTCTGTTGCagtcagtggtgacatatccaAGATGTATCACCGTGTCAAGGTACCAGTAATTGATCAACATGTACACAGGTATCTCTGGCGTGATCTTGAAGTTGAGAGGAAGCCTGATGTCTACATCAAGTTGGTTGTCACCTTTGGCGACAAGCCTTCCCCGGCAATGGCCCAAATTGCCTTGAGAAAAACAGCTGAAGTAGCAGAGAAAGAAAGTCCTAAAGCAGCACAGATCCTGAAGGAAAGTACATACATGGATGACATTTGTTTCTCGACACCAACTGAAGAAGAAGCCATTCAGCTAACTGATGAAATCGACAAAGCTTTGGGGGATGGAGGCTTCAACGTCAAGGGCTGGGTGTCGAACAAAAATATAAGACCCGGTAGCCAGAACGAGATGGAATTGCTGAGTAAGTTGTCCAATGAGAAGGTTTTAGGAGTTGTTTGGAACCAACATAACGATTCATTCTCGTACAAGTCAACCTTGGACAGGTCCAGTAGAGAAGAGAAATCATCCAACAACGAAGGAAAATGGACAAAACGAAAAATCCTGAGCCAAATAGCAAGAGTCTTCGACCCACTTGGATTTGTATCACCCTTCATTGTTCGAGCCAAGATGGGAATGCAAAGGCTTTGGGAGAAGGGATACAAATGGGATGAAAGACTGCCAGAGGAACAACAGAAATGGTGGATAAATTTCTTCAACGAAATGAAAGAGCTGAGCGAGGCTAAACTTGACCGAAGCCTCACACCACCAAGAGCTATTGACAATCCAATATTATGTGTGTTTTCAGATGCATCAGAAGCTGCCTTCGGGTGCTGCGCTTACCTTAGGTGGCAGATAGCAGACGGCAGTTTTACTACAAGATTTGTAGCTGCAAGGTCAAGACTGGCCCCTTTAAAGAGGCTGACCATTCCCCGATTAGAGCTACAAGCTGCTCTGATGGCGGCAAGGCTGTTTACGGCAATAAAGGAAGAGACAACTTTGAAGTTGCTAGAGACAATCTTCATGACAGACAGTCTCATTACTCTAGCATGGATCCACAGTCAGTCCAGAATGTACAAGTCATTCGTCTCATCCAGAGTGGGAGAGATCCAGAGTGCCTCCAATCCAGAGAACTGGAGATATGTTCCCGGAAATATGAACCCTGCTAATAAAATCTCCAGAGGCTTAGCAGTCAGAGATCTGAGTAAAGAATGGGAACATGGTCCTGAATTCCTATTCAAGCCTATAGATGACTGGCCAGAGGACAAATCGCTCCCTGTACAGGTGATGATGACAAGGAGAGGAGAAAGATAA